One Mycolicibacterium rufum genomic window, ATTGCCGGCGCTGGTCAGCGACAGGTGCAGGTGCAGTCCGCTGCCGGTCTTGTCGGCGAACGGCTTGGGCATGAAGGTGGCGATCATGCCGCGCTCGGCGGCGATCATCGACAGCAGATAGCGCAGCGTGACCACGCGGTCGGCGGTGGTCAGGGCATCGGCGAAGGTGAAGTTCTGCTCGAACTGGCCGTTGCCGTCCTCATGGTCGTTGGCGTAGTTCGACCAGCCGAGTCCGTTCATCGCCGCGGAGACCGCGGTCAGGTGGTCGTACATCCGGGTGACCCCGCGCGCGTCGTAACAGGGCTGGGCGGCGGTGTCGGCGGCGTCGGCCACCGCGACGCCGCCGTCGCCGGTGCGTCGCAGCAGGAAGTACTCCACCTCCGCGCCCACCCATGGCTCGAATCCCGCGTCGCCGCACCGCTGGATGAGGTTCTTGAGGATCACCCGTGGCGCATACGGCCACGGCGCGCCTTCGACGTGCGGGTCGCAGTGCACGATCGCCAGCCCCTCTTTGAGGAACGGCACCGGGGTGAACGAGGCCGGGTCCGGGAGCGCCATCATGTCCGGGTCCTTGGGCTCCTGGCCCATGGCGCCCACGGCGTAGCCCGCGAAGCCGACCCCCTCGGTGGCGAGCATGTCCACCGCCTCGACGGGAAGCAGCTTGGCGCAGGGCTTTCCGCGCAGATCGACGAACAGCGCGAGGATGAACCGGGTTCCGGTCTTCTGTGCCGCTGCGGCGAGGTCCTGTGTCATGTCGGCCACCTTGGGTCTCTTGTTAGGAATCAAAGTATCATTTGGTGAAACACCCCGCACGTCGAACGGCCGGTGCGGAATCGTGCTCCCCGCACCGGCCGGTCGAGTACCGCGCTAGGCGGAGGCGAGCTCGTAGGACGCCTCGCGGTGGAACGCCGCGTCGATGCCTTTCTCCTCGTCATCGGGCGAAATGCGAATGCCGACCGTCTTCTTCAGCGCGAAGGCGATGAGGCCGGCGATGACGAACGAGTAGGCCATGACTGCACCGGCCGCGGCGGCCTGCCGCCACAGCTGATCGAAACCGCCGCCGTAGAACAGGCCGTTGGTGGCGTTGGGCATCGTGTCGCTGGCCAGCAGGCCGATCAGCAGGGTGCCGATCACGCCGCCCACGAGGTGCACGCCCACGACGTCGAGCGAATCGTCATAGCCGAAGCGCTCTTTGAGCCCCACCGCGTACACGCACACCGCACCGGCGATGGCGCCGAGGATGATCGCCCCCACCGGCGTGACCGCGCCACAGGCCGGGGTGATCGCGACCAGGCCGGTGATCGCGCCCGAGGCCGCACCGACACCGGTCACGTGACCGTCTTTGATCTTCTCCACCGCGATCCAGGCCAGCGTGGCCGCGCAGGTGGCGACGAACGTGGTGACCATGACGATCGCGGCCGAATTGCCCGCGGCCAGAGCCGAACCGCCGTTGAACGCATACCAGCCGGCCCACAGCAGGCCCGCCCCGAGCAGCGTCAGCGGAACGTTGTGCGGCTTGCGCAACGTGCCCCAGCTCGCCGACTTGCCGAGCACGATCGCCACCGCCAGCGCCGCCGCGCCGGCGTTGATGTGCACCGCGGTGCCGCCGGCGAAGTCGATGGCCTTGAGCTTGTTGGCGATCCAGCCGCCGGTCGAGTTCTCGGTGACCACGCCGTCGAAGGCGAACACCCAGTGGGCGACCGGGAAGTACACCAGCACGGCCCACAGCGTTGCAAAGCCCATCCATGCGCCGAACTTCATCCGGTCGGCGACCGCGCCGGAGATCAGCGCCACCGTGATGGCCGCGAACAGCGCCTGGAACAACGAGAACAGACTGATCGGCAGCCCGTCGATGGTCGTCATCGGCTCGGTCAGGTTCTTCATGCCGGCGAACTCGGTGAAGCTGCCGACGAACCCGCCGTAGGAGGTGCCGAAGGTCATCGAGAACCCGAACAACACCCACAGCACGCCGACGATCGCCACGGCGCCGAACGTCATCATCATCATGTTGGTCGAGCTCTTGACGGACACCATGCCGCCGTAGAACAACGCGAGGCCGGGGATCATCAGCGTGAGGCCGATGATGCAACACAGCATGAACGCGGTCGTCCCTGTATCCATAGATTCTCCTGCGGTGGGCGGCTCCGCTGCGGAGCCGTTCACCGACAGTTACCGACGTCTCTGTTACGAAGACTGTTTCGGCAGGTTTCGTGTGCGTAACGAGATCAGTCGCCCAACCGGGCGGCGAGAACCGCCTTTCCCGGTCCGGCGAGCTCGCCGAGCGCGACGCCGCGGCCGGCCATCGCCATCATCAAAGCTTCGCCGGGTCCGGTGATCTCGGCGCCGCGCCCGATCGCCCAGTCGATGTCGACGGCACGCAGGCGGAGTCCCCTGATCCGTTGCGGCACCCCGAGTCGAGGGTTGCCGCGCAGCAGCTGCAACACCTTGCCCAGCCGCTCGGCGGGAATTCGGCGCGGTTGCCCGAGCGCGCGCCGAATGTCCTGATGATGAATGGTGCCGTCGACGAGCGCGATCATCCCGCCGAATGCGGCGGTCAGCCCGCTCGGCTGCAGGTGGCCGCGCAGGAAGCTCACGAGCTGATCGGAGGTGAGGTCCGCCAGGTCGTCGACGCCGACCTGGTTCGCGTGGATCACGCGTCCTTTCGCGAATCGCCGGAGTAACGCCTTCGTTCCGAGGTCCTCGTAACTGATGACATGGGCGACAACGTCTTTGACGGTCCATTCGGCGCACAGGCTGGGAGTGTCCCACTGCTGCGGACTCAGCGTGGCGAGGAAGTCGGCGAGGTCCGCGCGCTCAGCGCGGGCCAGTTCCATCACGGTGCTCATCGGTCCACCAGCTCCCGATAGCGCGCCAGGTACAACGGCCACCCGGCATCACCGCCCACTCCGTCGGCCACAGACCGCCAGCCGTCGCCGTGGCGGTCCAGGTGCCGGTGTTCGAGCTCGACCCGGGTCCGGTCGGCGGCCTCGGCGATGAAGCGCACCTCGACCTCGCTGGTCTTCGACTCGTCCGCCTCGACCTGCCAGGTGGGCCCGATGTCCCAGCTGAACACCACGCGGGTCGGCGGCTCGAACGCCAGCACCCGCGCCCATGCGCAGCGGCTGCCATCGGACCCGATGTCGTAGATGCGGCCACCGACTCGCGGCTCGAACACCGTGGCGGTGATCGGGACGGAAAGCAGATTGTGGTCGCGGGGCTTGAAATCTCCGAACTTTTCCGTGAAGACCCTGAAGGCGTGTTCGACGGGCGCGTTGACCACGATTCGACGACGGATGGGCTCGGTCATGCGTCCTCCTCGGCGGATTGTTCGACGACGCGCTTGAAGCCGGCCAGGGCCCCGGTCCAGAACCGATCGAGGTCGTCGCGCAACGCCTGGATGCCGGCGGGTTCCAGCTGATAGACCCGCCGGGTGCCATCGGGCCGGTCGGAGACGAGCCCCGCCGCCTTGAGCACCTTGAGATGCTGCGACACCGCAGGCCGGCTGACGGGTAGTTCCCGCGCCAGCTCACCCACCGCAGAGGGCGCGACGGCCAGGCGTTCGACGATCGCCCGCCGGGTTCGGTCGGCGATGGCGTGCCAGGGATCGGCCTCTAAGTAAGTGGTCACTAACCGTTAGCGTACGCTTACGGATGCCTCGCGTTCAAGACGATCTCGCTCAACGGCAATCGCTCGCGCGGCAGCCGGTCGCGCTCGGCGATCTCCGGATCGACCTCGGCGTAATCGCCGAGCCGGCCGACCGCGATCACCACCAGCGGGCGCAGCGTCGTGGGCAGATCGAACGCCTCGGCGGCCCGCTCGGGGGAGAAGCCCGCCATCGGATGGGTGACCAGACCGCGCGAGACCGCTTCGATGCCGAGCAGGGCCATCGCCGCCCCCGCGTCGACGCCGGAGTAGAGCGCGGTCTTCTCGTCGTCGCCCTCGTCCGCGCAGAGCAGGATCAGCGCGCCCGCGGCCCGGGCGTAGCTGTTTCCGCGGCGCAGCACGTCGGCCAACGCGGCGAAGGTGTCGTCGCCCCGGCGGCCCACCACGAACCGGACCGGCTGACGTCGTCCCCAGGTGGGCGCCCAGCGTGCCGCCTCGAGCAGCGCGGTCAGGTCGTCGTCGGCCACCTCGGCCACGGGGTCGAACGCGCGCGGACTCCAGCGTGCGGCGAGGGGTGGATGGATCGGGACCGACGTCTCGGCCAACCGATCGGTCGGGACGCGATCCTGGGGCTGGGCCACCCCGCCGACGCTACCGGCGGGAAAAACCAGGTGCGCGCAGCCCTTATCCTTATTCGGGATCTCCCCCGTTCGAAAGGTTCCTGCAGTGGCGCTCGTCGTACAGAAGTACGGCGGATCCTCGGTGTCCGACGCCGAGCGGATCCGCCGTGTGGCCGAGCGCATCGTCGAGACCAAGAAGGCCGGCAACGACGTCGTCGTGGTCGTCTCGGCGATGGGCGACACCACCGACGAGCTGCTCGACCTGGCCAAACAGGTATCTCCGGCCCCGCCGCCGCGTGAACTGGACATGCTGCTGACCGCCGGCGAGCGGATCTCCAACGCGCTGGTCGCGATGGCGATCGAGTCCCTCGGCGCGCAGGCGCGCTCGTTCACCGGGTCGCAGGCCGGCGTCGTCACCACCGGCACGCACGGCAACGCCAAGATCATCGACGTCACCCCCACCCGGTTGCGCTCCGCGCTCGACGACGGCCAGATCGTGCTGGTCGCCGGGTTCCA contains:
- the glnT gene encoding type III glutamate--ammonia ligase; this translates as MTQDLAAAAQKTGTRFILALFVDLRGKPCAKLLPVEAVDMLATEGVGFAGYAVGAMGQEPKDPDMMALPDPASFTPVPFLKEGLAIVHCDPHVEGAPWPYAPRVILKNLIQRCGDAGFEPWVGAEVEYFLLRRTGDGGVAVADAADTAAQPCYDARGVTRMYDHLTAVSAAMNGLGWSNYANDHEDGNGQFEQNFTFADALTTADRVVTLRYLLSMIAAERGMIATFMPKPFADKTGSGLHLHLSLTSAGNPVFPAQTDDARGLGLSDTAYGFIGGLLEHACALQAVIAPTVNSYKRTGAVATASGASWAPRLPTYGGNDRTHYIRVPDADRIELRGGDGSANPYLAIAAALGAGIDGIKRSTDPGAVGSGVSTRPLPPTLLHAVEEFESDPVVTGVLDAAGDGVAAYFAGVKREEFFSYHSAVSPWEIDQYLTAF
- a CDS encoding ammonium transporter, which codes for MDTGTTAFMLCCIIGLTLMIPGLALFYGGMVSVKSSTNMMMMTFGAVAIVGVLWVLFGFSMTFGTSYGGFVGSFTEFAGMKNLTEPMTTIDGLPISLFSLFQALFAAITVALISGAVADRMKFGAWMGFATLWAVLVYFPVAHWVFAFDGVVTENSTGGWIANKLKAIDFAGGTAVHINAGAAALAVAIVLGKSASWGTLRKPHNVPLTLLGAGLLWAGWYAFNGGSALAAGNSAAIVMVTTFVATCAATLAWIAVEKIKDGHVTGVGAASGAITGLVAITPACGAVTPVGAIILGAIAGAVCVYAVGLKERFGYDDSLDVVGVHLVGGVIGTLLIGLLASDTMPNATNGLFYGGGFDQLWRQAAAAGAVMAYSFVIAGLIAFALKKTVGIRISPDDEEKGIDAAFHREASYELASA
- a CDS encoding maleylpyruvate isomerase family mycothiol-dependent enzyme, with the protein product MSTVMELARAERADLADFLATLSPQQWDTPSLCAEWTVKDVVAHVISYEDLGTKALLRRFAKGRVIHANQVGVDDLADLTSDQLVSFLRGHLQPSGLTAAFGGMIALVDGTIHHQDIRRALGQPRRIPAERLGKVLQLLRGNPRLGVPQRIRGLRLRAVDIDWAIGRGAEITGPGEALMMAMAGRGVALGELAGPGKAVLAARLGD
- a CDS encoding SRPBCC family protein, with amino-acid sequence MTEPIRRRIVVNAPVEHAFRVFTEKFGDFKPRDHNLLSVPITATVFEPRVGGRIYDIGSDGSRCAWARVLAFEPPTRVVFSWDIGPTWQVEADESKTSEVEVRFIAEAADRTRVELEHRHLDRHGDGWRSVADGVGGDAGWPLYLARYRELVDR
- a CDS encoding ArsR/SmtB family transcription factor → MTTYLEADPWHAIADRTRRAIVERLAVAPSAVGELARELPVSRPAVSQHLKVLKAAGLVSDRPDGTRRVYQLEPAGIQALRDDLDRFWTGALAGFKRVVEQSAEEDA
- a CDS encoding nitroreductase family protein produces the protein MAQPQDRVPTDRLAETSVPIHPPLAARWSPRAFDPVAEVADDDLTALLEAARWAPTWGRRQPVRFVVGRRGDDTFAALADVLRRGNSYARAAGALILLCADEGDDEKTALYSGVDAGAAMALLGIEAVSRGLVTHPMAGFSPERAAEAFDLPTTLRPLVVIAVGRLGDYAEVDPEIAERDRLPRERLPLSEIVLNARHP